In a single window of the Streptacidiphilus sp. P02-A3a genome:
- a CDS encoding ATP/GTP-binding protein, with translation MGRDLRAVFGSNDRGLTADEVFANRQAQWQAVLAALAEHIGRITAPGFDVEDLEAPRHNVLVFHGIGGIGKSTLSRTIEASLADSAHRPPQWAQLSWPQGRVLPIRIDLARSAGVSFEHVVLSIRLALATLGRPMPAFDLALHRYWERQHPGEPLEDHLRRSSGVFARFSAAVDLPEQLRSGLGDVAQALLLPGTVGTVVGSVTGALVRALREHRSSVRALAGCARLADLLEAEPDLEMLSYTAHLLAWDLAQSGGDHPVVPVILLDTWEDVGDRTHRDLERLLQRVVWLMPNALFLVTGRNRLQWADRGLSGQLDWTGPTAWPGLAPHGGSRRRSATAARQILIGDLAPPDCDDYLARRLTHDGQPLIGADIRRVITERSHGLPLYLDLSVGRFLELRRTGRAPEAADFDHDFPALIARTLRDLSEPERDVLRSAALLDAFSVALATDAAGLDREAAAARLVERPFVLEDPTAPLWPYHLHQAVRAAIRHAADPADDHWTHRDWTRAASRAFHAIGAQFARTPHDRTTVVACLRQGLRLARDYSLPLDWLTDAALAYVADSVWEPLAPPGVAGAASGRLRTAADALVETLSALARRQHEHREHTATRLAAVVDTGLLPAVVDDMAVYYLAKAQRDLGRSEASRHGMSRVVAGGGRFAPAARRGLAHLARLAGDFPTALATARTLGWEGRHYRVLGEVWWPQGEVARAAEAFAAARAEAEQHAVTGEAATAQSMRALVLAFLDPDQADAEIELATTLLLQVDLRATALTTRIAALVRDAGQPGTDFDHRVRALRTEITAAGLPAAEATLQLAVCFHRAVLDTGTDTATDPDLDIALTRLRELTRSGGYAYYTDIAHFMAARPLPPELAPPTRWLDPQHLTRDRWRTLVTSRRHRQP, from the coding sequence ATGGGGCGTGATCTGCGGGCGGTGTTCGGCTCGAACGACCGGGGGTTGACCGCCGATGAGGTCTTCGCCAACCGCCAGGCCCAGTGGCAGGCCGTCCTGGCTGCTCTGGCCGAGCACATCGGACGGATCACCGCGCCGGGTTTCGACGTGGAGGACCTGGAAGCCCCACGCCACAACGTCCTGGTGTTCCACGGCATCGGCGGGATCGGCAAGAGCACGCTCTCTCGCACGATCGAGGCGTCACTGGCCGACAGCGCCCACCGCCCGCCACAGTGGGCGCAGTTGTCGTGGCCGCAGGGCCGGGTGCTACCGATCCGGATCGACCTCGCCCGCTCCGCCGGTGTCTCGTTCGAGCACGTGGTGCTGTCGATCCGGCTCGCGCTGGCCACGCTCGGACGGCCGATGCCGGCGTTCGACCTGGCCCTGCACCGCTACTGGGAGCGCCAGCACCCGGGCGAGCCGCTGGAGGACCACCTGCGGCGCAGCAGCGGCGTGTTCGCCCGGTTCAGTGCGGCGGTGGACCTGCCGGAGCAGCTGCGGTCCGGGCTGGGGGACGTCGCCCAGGCGCTGCTGCTGCCCGGCACGGTGGGGACGGTGGTCGGATCGGTGACCGGGGCGCTGGTACGGGCGCTGCGCGAGCACCGCTCCTCGGTGCGGGCGCTGGCGGGGTGCGCCCGACTGGCGGACCTGCTGGAGGCCGAGCCGGACCTGGAGATGCTCTCCTACACCGCGCACCTGCTCGCCTGGGACCTCGCGCAGTCGGGCGGTGACCACCCGGTGGTGCCGGTCATCCTGCTGGACACCTGGGAGGACGTCGGCGACCGCACCCACCGGGACCTGGAACGGCTGCTGCAGCGCGTCGTCTGGCTGATGCCGAACGCCCTGTTCCTGGTCACTGGCCGCAACCGGCTGCAGTGGGCCGACCGCGGCCTGAGCGGCCAGCTCGACTGGACCGGCCCGACCGCCTGGCCGGGACTGGCCCCGCACGGCGGCTCCCGCCGCCGGTCGGCCACGGCCGCGAGGCAGATCCTGATCGGCGACCTCGCGCCGCCGGACTGCGACGACTACCTCGCCCGCCGACTGACCCACGACGGACAGCCGCTGATCGGCGCGGACATCCGCCGCGTCATCACCGAGCGCTCCCACGGCCTGCCGCTGTACCTGGACCTGTCGGTCGGCCGCTTCCTGGAGCTCCGCCGCACCGGCCGCGCCCCGGAGGCCGCCGACTTCGACCACGACTTCCCCGCGCTGATCGCCCGCACCCTGCGGGACCTGTCCGAACCCGAACGCGACGTGCTGCGGTCAGCTGCCCTGCTGGACGCGTTCTCGGTCGCCCTGGCCACCGACGCGGCCGGGCTTGACCGCGAAGCCGCCGCCGCCCGCCTGGTCGAGCGCCCCTTCGTGCTGGAGGACCCCACCGCCCCGCTCTGGCCCTACCACCTGCACCAGGCCGTCCGCGCGGCGATCCGCCACGCCGCGGACCCCGCCGACGACCACTGGACCCACCGCGACTGGACCCGCGCCGCCAGCCGCGCCTTCCACGCCATAGGGGCCCAGTTCGCCCGCACCCCGCACGACCGCACCACCGTCGTCGCCTGCCTGCGCCAGGGCCTGCGCCTGGCCCGTGACTACAGCCTGCCCCTGGACTGGCTCACCGACGCCGCGCTGGCCTATGTCGCCGACTCCGTCTGGGAGCCCCTCGCCCCGCCCGGCGTCGCCGGCGCCGCCTCCGGACGCCTGCGCACCGCCGCCGACGCGCTCGTGGAGACCCTCAGCGCCCTCGCCCGCCGTCAGCACGAGCATCGTGAACACACCGCGACCCGGCTCGCCGCCGTCGTCGACACCGGCCTGCTGCCCGCCGTCGTGGACGACATGGCCGTGTACTACCTGGCCAAGGCCCAGCGCGACCTGGGTCGCAGCGAGGCCTCCCGGCACGGCATGAGCCGGGTCGTGGCCGGGGGCGGCCGGTTCGCGCCGGCCGCCCGGCGCGGCCTGGCACACCTGGCCCGCCTCGCGGGCGACTTCCCCACCGCCCTGGCCACCGCCCGCACCCTGGGCTGGGAAGGGCGCCACTACCGGGTCCTGGGCGAAGTCTGGTGGCCCCAGGGCGAGGTCGCCCGCGCGGCGGAGGCCTTCGCCGCCGCGCGCGCCGAAGCCGAACAGCACGCCGTCACCGGCGAGGCCGCCACCGCCCAGAGCATGCGCGCCCTGGTCCTCGCCTTCCTCGACCCCGACCAGGCCGACGCGGAGATCGAGCTGGCCACGACCCTGCTGCTCCAGGTCGACCTGCGGGCCACCGCCCTCACCACCCGGATCGCCGCCCTGGTCCGCGACGCCGGACAACCCGGCACCGACTTCGACCACCGCGTCCGGGCCCTGCGCACCGAGATCACCGCCGCGGGGCTGCCCGCAGCCGAAGCCACGCTCCAGCTCGCGGTCTGCTTCCACCGTGCCGTCCTGGACACCGGTACGGACACGGCCACCGATCCGGACCTGGACATCGCCCTCACCCGTCTGCGGGAACTGACCCGCAGCGGCGGCTACGCCTACTACACCGACATCGCCCACTTCATGGCCGCCCGCCCACTGCCACCCGAGCTCGCCCCACCCACCCGGTGGCTCGACCCGCAGCACCTCACCCGCGACCGCTGGCGGACCCTGGTCACCAGCCGCCGTCACCGTCAGCCCTGA
- the tatA gene encoding Sec-independent protein translocase subunit TatA has translation MLENRGLEIIILAVVVLLLFGAKRLPDSARALGKSLRILKSEMGAMKADAPSTTPEGPAQPPRTIQPPTPEPTRTPPLPHPETPARP, from the coding sequence GTGCTGGAGAACCGCGGACTGGAAATCATCATCCTGGCAGTCGTCGTCCTGCTCCTCTTCGGAGCCAAGCGCCTACCCGACTCCGCCCGGGCCCTGGGGAAGTCGCTGCGCATCCTCAAGTCCGAGATGGGCGCGATGAAGGCGGACGCCCCCAGCACCACCCCGGAGGGCCCCGCACAGCCCCCCAGGACCATCCAGCCCCCCACCCCCGAGCCCACCCGGACCCCGCCCCTCCCCCACCCCGAGACCCCCGCCAGGCCGTAG
- a CDS encoding ferritin-like domain-containing protein, protein MGEENLDTRLLAELTEQSQDLNSDAVRITRDALSEFGQEREPARRWWQRGGAVAAVAGGAALWGVSRAAAASGGDVMALQTAASIENLAVSVYTTAAGLPFIKDGNKTVAAFIAKTTSQHQAHAQAFNAAVTQAGGKAQTGPDPKYAAVVKQMLPSIKGPGDVVSLAITLEDVAAQTYTSYTSKVSDAALRKLFASVAPVEAQHRATLLAVQALLAGGDASLIAIPTDLAKLPAAAGSVGFPDAFYSTKNASPISEGAVQ, encoded by the coding sequence ATGGGCGAGGAGAATCTCGATACCCGGTTGCTCGCTGAGTTGACCGAGCAGTCGCAGGACCTGAACAGCGACGCGGTGCGGATCACGCGTGACGCGCTGTCGGAGTTCGGGCAGGAGCGGGAGCCCGCGCGGCGTTGGTGGCAGCGTGGGGGAGCGGTGGCGGCGGTCGCGGGTGGTGCGGCGTTGTGGGGGGTCTCGCGGGCGGCGGCCGCGTCGGGCGGCGATGTGATGGCGTTGCAGACGGCGGCGTCGATCGAGAACCTGGCGGTGAGTGTGTACACCACCGCTGCGGGTCTGCCGTTCATCAAGGACGGCAACAAGACGGTGGCGGCGTTCATCGCCAAGACCACCAGCCAGCACCAGGCCCACGCGCAGGCGTTCAACGCCGCGGTCACGCAGGCGGGGGGCAAGGCGCAGACCGGGCCCGACCCGAAGTACGCGGCGGTGGTCAAGCAGATGCTGCCCTCGATCAAGGGCCCGGGGGACGTGGTCAGTTTGGCGATCACCCTGGAGGACGTGGCGGCGCAGACGTACACCAGCTACACCTCGAAGGTCTCCGACGCCGCGTTGCGCAAGCTGTTCGCGTCGGTGGCGCCGGTGGAGGCGCAGCACCGTGCCACGTTGCTGGCGGTGCAGGCGCTGCTGGCCGGTGGTGACGCGTCGTTGATCGCGATCCCGACGGACCTGGCGAAGCTGCCGGCCGCGGCGGGCAGCGTCGGGTTCCCCGACGCCTTCTATTCCACGAAGAACGCTTCTCCGATCAGTGAAGGGGCTGTGCAGTGA
- a CDS encoding ferritin-like domain-containing protein codes for MSAGNGGWELPISEGELSRLTRELDEAHQEYLPRMHAAAADLTEELRDTRPGPVEGQWSRAGSRRGFLLGAGGVAAALALAACSSGSTKSSAGGASGTPMASGTPAPSATTSLYTGDLRVVALATALENQAVGAYAAALAAAKAGKLGTVPAAVGTFATTAMAQHADHAKAWNAVLTGAGKPAITGVPLSNQPATLTALGGATSAGAVAQLALDLENQAAQTYLFATYNVSSAGGIATAASIAPVEAMHAAILNFVLGQYPVPDDFLPTDKAASPALLTV; via the coding sequence GTGAGTGCAGGCAACGGTGGCTGGGAGCTGCCGATCTCCGAGGGCGAGCTGTCGCGGTTGACCCGGGAGCTGGACGAGGCGCACCAGGAGTACCTGCCGCGGATGCACGCCGCCGCGGCCGACCTGACCGAGGAGTTGCGCGACACCCGGCCCGGTCCGGTCGAGGGGCAGTGGTCGCGGGCGGGTTCGCGGCGCGGGTTCCTGCTCGGCGCGGGCGGCGTGGCGGCGGCCCTGGCGTTGGCCGCCTGCTCCAGCGGTTCGACCAAGTCGTCGGCCGGTGGCGCCAGCGGTACCCCGATGGCCTCCGGCACCCCGGCGCCCTCGGCCACGACGAGCCTGTACACCGGGGACCTGCGGGTGGTGGCGTTGGCCACGGCGCTGGAGAACCAGGCGGTGGGTGCCTACGCCGCGGCGCTGGCGGCGGCCAAGGCGGGCAAGCTGGGGACGGTCCCGGCGGCGGTGGGGACCTTCGCGACCACCGCGATGGCCCAGCACGCCGACCACGCCAAGGCCTGGAACGCGGTGCTCACGGGCGCGGGCAAGCCCGCGATCACCGGGGTCCCGCTGTCCAACCAGCCCGCGACCCTCACCGCGCTGGGCGGTGCCACCAGCGCCGGCGCCGTCGCCCAGCTCGCCCTGGACCTGGAGAACCAGGCCGCGCAGACCTACCTCTTCGCGACCTACAACGTCTCCAGCGCGGGCGGGATCGCCACCGCCGCCAGCATCGCGCCGGTGGAGGCCATGCACGCCGCCATCCTCAACTTCGTCCTGGGCCAGTACCCCGTCCCCGACGACTTCCTCCCGACCGACAAGGCCGCCAGCCCCGCGCTGCTGACCGTCTGA
- a CDS encoding cupredoxin domain-containing protein has translation MPTRALRCAATVGVLVLTLAGCSGSGSAAKAAAPSSGMSSGVTGSQIVISNFAFSPMDLTVSPGQKVTVVNHDSTAHTVTASAGNAFDTGDIAPGRSGTFTAPTKPGSYHYLCSIHQFMQGTVTVR, from the coding sequence ATGCCCACTCGTGCTCTTCGCTGCGCCGCGACCGTCGGCGTGCTCGTGCTCACCCTGGCCGGTTGCTCCGGCAGCGGTTCCGCGGCCAAGGCCGCGGCGCCCTCCAGCGGGATGTCGTCGGGCGTCACCGGTTCGCAGATCGTGATCAGCAACTTCGCCTTCAGCCCGATGGACCTGACGGTGTCCCCGGGCCAGAAAGTGACCGTGGTCAACCACGACTCCACCGCCCACACCGTCACCGCGAGCGCGGGCAACGCCTTCGACACCGGCGACATCGCCCCGGGCAGGTCCGGGACGTTCACCGCCCCCACCAAGCCGGGGAGCTACCACTACCTCTGCAGCATCCACCAGTTCATGCAGGGCACCGTGACCGTTCGCTGA
- a CDS encoding sec-independent translocase translates to MFFDIGPLKLVALAVIAVVVFGPDKLPKLIADAMRLLRTIRQFSDSAKQDIREELGPDFEGFEFEDLNPRTFVRKQLAVQGEALGLNEVRDLRRDDITTGATALSARSAPEAAADGRPDAAGAAEA, encoded by the coding sequence GTGTTCTTCGACATCGGCCCGCTGAAGCTGGTCGCCCTGGCGGTCATCGCCGTGGTCGTCTTCGGCCCCGACAAGCTGCCCAAGCTGATCGCGGACGCGATGCGGCTGCTCCGGACGATCCGGCAGTTCTCGGACAGCGCCAAGCAGGACATCCGCGAGGAGCTCGGTCCGGACTTCGAGGGTTTCGAGTTCGAGGATCTCAATCCGAGGACCTTCGTCCGCAAGCAGCTCGCCGTCCAGGGTGAGGCCCTCGGGCTGAACGAGGTCCGCGATCTCAGAAGAGACGACATCACGACCGGTGCCACCGCGCTCTCGGCGAGGTCGGCACCGGAGGCGGCAGCCGACGGGCGGCCGGATGCGGCGGGTGCGGCGGAAGCGTGA
- a CDS encoding DUF4331 domain-containing protein, whose product MSSHKEAPAISNDPVADNTDVYAFVSPDRPDTVTLIANFSPFEDPAGGPNFDEFGDDVLYEIHIDNNGDGLPDISYQFRFNTVNTIPNTFLYNVGTIESIDSKNWNRRQYATVTKVSNGGGKDGSSQVLGSNLPCPPCNIGPLSTPNYAALADQAIHTLPGGCKLFTGQRAEGFYVDIGAIFDLGDLRPFQNLHIGSSMPAAPGVNGPKAKNIHSIALQVPACDLTANGKAPTSVTDSNSTIGVYATASRQRSRMFEDDGTIVNTGPFVQVSRLGNPLFNEVLVPISKKDFFNSQAPVGDKQFAADVATPELSQLLPVLYPGVFPNLAALNASGKPRADLLAILLTGIPAGIVPGFQNVTGNGTVQADMLRLNMAIPPTLQSPSNLGLIGMDAAGFPNGRRVFDDVTTIELRALAGATYALVDKTYTPDAAAGAITQGLTSSNTDVSADNTVHYLPCFPYLGTPHGGYFNPGDNTPAPDLNATPLGGPDTGLGGSRHGTDTAKVIGGATLAGAAILAGATALKYQARSTTATAATGTGTATGSAANSDDHAPVAP is encoded by the coding sequence GTGTCCTCGCACAAGGAAGCACCCGCGATCTCGAACGACCCGGTCGCCGACAATACCGACGTCTACGCCTTCGTCAGCCCCGACAGGCCCGACACCGTCACCCTGATCGCCAACTTCAGCCCCTTCGAAGACCCGGCGGGCGGACCGAACTTCGACGAGTTCGGCGACGACGTGCTCTACGAGATCCACATCGACAACAACGGCGACGGACTGCCGGACATCAGCTACCAGTTCCGGTTCAACACCGTGAACACCATCCCCAACACGTTCCTGTACAACGTCGGCACCATCGAGTCGATCGACAGCAAGAACTGGAACCGCCGCCAGTACGCCACCGTCACCAAGGTCAGCAACGGCGGCGGCAAGGACGGCAGCAGCCAGGTCCTGGGCAGCAACCTGCCCTGCCCGCCGTGCAACATCGGGCCGCTGTCCACCCCGAACTACGCGGCCCTGGCCGACCAGGCCATCCACACCCTGCCCGGCGGCTGCAAGCTGTTCACCGGCCAACGCGCCGAAGGCTTCTACGTCGACATCGGCGCCATCTTCGACCTCGGCGACCTGCGTCCGTTCCAGAACCTGCACATCGGCTCCAGCATGCCCGCCGCCCCCGGCGTCAACGGCCCCAAGGCCAAGAACATCCACTCGATCGCCCTGCAGGTACCCGCCTGCGACCTCACCGCGAACGGCAAGGCGCCCACCAGCGTCACCGACTCGAACTCCACCATCGGCGTCTACGCCACGGCCAGCCGCCAACGCTCGCGCATGTTCGAGGACGACGGCACCATCGTCAACACCGGACCCTTCGTCCAGGTCTCCCGCCTGGGCAATCCCCTGTTCAACGAGGTCCTGGTCCCCATCTCGAAGAAGGACTTCTTCAACTCCCAGGCCCCAGTGGGCGACAAGCAGTTCGCCGCCGACGTCGCCACCCCCGAGCTGTCCCAGCTCCTGCCGGTCCTGTACCCCGGGGTCTTCCCCAACCTGGCCGCGCTCAACGCGTCCGGCAAGCCCCGCGCCGACCTGCTGGCGATCCTGCTCACCGGGATCCCGGCCGGCATCGTCCCCGGCTTCCAGAACGTCACCGGCAACGGCACCGTCCAGGCGGACATGCTGCGCCTGAACATGGCCATCCCGCCGACCCTCCAGAGCCCCAGCAACCTCGGCCTGATCGGCATGGACGCCGCCGGGTTCCCCAACGGCCGCCGGGTCTTCGACGACGTCACCACCATCGAGCTGCGCGCACTGGCCGGCGCCACCTACGCCCTGGTCGACAAGACCTACACGCCGGACGCCGCGGCGGGCGCCATCACCCAGGGCCTGACCTCCAGCAACACCGACGTCAGCGCCGACAACACGGTCCACTACCTGCCGTGCTTCCCCTACCTGGGCACCCCCCACGGCGGCTACTTCAACCCGGGCGACAACACCCCCGCGCCCGACCTGAACGCCACCCCGCTCGGCGGACCGGACACCGGCCTCGGCGGCAGCCGACACGGCACCGACACCGCCAAGGTCATCGGCGGGGCCACCCTGGCGGGGGCCGCCATCCTGGCCGGTGCGACCGCGCTCAAGTACCAGGCCCGGTCCACCACCGCCACGGCCGCCACCGGCACCGGCACCGCAACCGGCTCGGCGGCGAACAGCGACGACCACGCCCCGGTCGCGCCGTGA
- a CDS encoding twin-arginine translocation signal domain-containing protein: MSENSRRSFIRHATLGTAALGATVLVPAALGQEASARTRTAATQGAVQQGAMHHGPLMAYVKNANTGEIAVMVGEREVLHRDPQLAAQLGRIAAVPAKS, encoded by the coding sequence ATGTCCGAGAACTCCCGACGCAGTTTCATACGGCACGCCACCCTGGGCACCGCGGCGCTGGGCGCCACGGTCCTGGTACCCGCGGCGCTGGGCCAGGAGGCCTCCGCCCGAACCCGGACGGCCGCCACCCAGGGGGCCGTGCAGCAGGGGGCCATGCACCACGGCCCGCTGATGGCCTACGTCAAGAACGCCAACACCGGTGAGATCGCCGTCATGGTCGGCGAGCGCGAGGTCCTGCATCGCGATCCCCAGCTCGCCGCCCAGCTCGGTCGCATCGCGGCCGTTCCAGCCAAGTCCTGA
- the tatA gene encoding Sec-independent protein translocase subunit TatA — MFENRALEILIVALVVLLLFGAKRLPDAARSLGKSLRILKAETHALRSETDGAAPEPATDREPAPLTASADPARATGGGSEEPATTATAAPH; from the coding sequence ATGTTCGAAAACCGCGCCCTGGAAATCCTGATCGTCGCCCTGGTGGTGCTGCTGCTCTTCGGAGCCAAGCGCCTCCCGGACGCTGCCCGCTCGCTGGGCAAGTCCCTGCGCATCCTCAAGGCCGAGACGCACGCGCTGCGCTCCGAGACCGACGGCGCCGCGCCCGAACCGGCGACGGACCGCGAGCCCGCCCCGCTGACCGCGTCGGCGGACCCGGCCCGGGCGACCGGCGGCGGCTCCGAGGAACCGGCGACCACGGCCACGGCCGCGCCGCACTGA
- a CDS encoding PRC-barrel domain-containing protein, with translation MIEAADIREWRTHDVVDSGGHRIGPLEAVYVDTSTDEPAMATVQVGLPTRHRLVFVPLDGAVVGPGYVRVAYDKALVKGCPSIGTDEVLPAEDEEAVFQHYELAYQRGAAGERQLARR, from the coding sequence ATGATCGAGGCCGCTGACATCCGCGAGTGGCGCACCCATGACGTCGTCGACTCCGGCGGCCACCGGATCGGCCCGCTGGAGGCGGTGTACGTGGACACCAGCACCGACGAGCCGGCCATGGCCACCGTCCAGGTCGGCCTACCGACCCGGCACCGCCTGGTGTTCGTCCCCCTGGACGGCGCGGTCGTGGGCCCCGGCTACGTCCGGGTGGCCTACGACAAGGCACTGGTGAAGGGCTGCCCCTCGATCGGCACCGACGAGGTGCTGCCCGCCGAGGACGAGGAAGCCGTCTTCCAGCACTACGAGCTGGCCTACCAGCGCGGCGCCGCCGGCGAGCGACAGCTCGCCCGCCGCTGA
- a CDS encoding cyclopropane-fatty-acyl-phospholipid synthase family protein, whose translation MTTTAGRATAPTEPGSAPPAARSRATGAAARLMPLIEELTGSPAPLRLRAWDGSTAGTPGAPTLVLRSRRALRRLLWQPDELGLTHAYVSGDLDIEGDLRATLSAVRRTVEERGLTRRRPTAAALARAALTAARLGAVGPRPPVVQEQARLRGTPHSRARDRAAISHHYDLSNDFYQLLLDPAMAYSCGYWTDAAPGYGLADAQRDKLDLICRKLELRPGTRLLDVGCGWGALVVHAAEHYGVHATGVTLSAEQAAFVRELVRERGLEDHVEIRHQHWRDVEAAGFDAVTTIEMGEHVGDDQYPDFTRLLRRALAPGGRLLLQQMSRTANAPGGGAFIESFIAPDMHMRPLSGTLALLEAAGLEIRDVQALREHYVTTIDAWHDTLEERWTRFTALVGEATARLWRLYLVGSSLAFEQGRMGVDQVLARRPAAPAPRPALPHPRAAR comes from the coding sequence ATGACCACCACCGCAGGCCGCGCCACGGCGCCGACCGAACCCGGCTCCGCACCTCCCGCCGCCCGGTCCCGGGCGACGGGTGCGGCCGCTCGGCTCATGCCGCTGATCGAGGAGCTCACCGGCTCACCCGCCCCGCTGCGGCTCCGGGCCTGGGACGGCAGCACGGCCGGTACCCCCGGTGCCCCGACCCTGGTCCTGCGCTCCCGGCGGGCGCTGCGCCGACTGCTGTGGCAGCCGGACGAACTGGGGCTCACCCACGCCTACGTCAGCGGCGACCTCGACATCGAGGGCGACCTGCGCGCGACCCTGAGCGCGGTGCGCCGCACGGTCGAGGAGCGCGGGTTGACCCGCAGGCGCCCCACCGCCGCGGCCCTGGCCCGGGCCGCGCTGACCGCCGCCCGGCTGGGCGCGGTGGGCCCCCGGCCGCCGGTCGTCCAGGAGCAGGCCCGGCTGCGCGGCACCCCGCACAGCCGGGCCCGCGACCGCGCCGCGATCAGCCATCACTACGACCTGTCCAACGACTTCTACCAGCTGCTGCTCGACCCGGCCATGGCCTACTCCTGCGGCTACTGGACGGACGCCGCGCCCGGCTACGGTCTGGCCGACGCGCAGCGCGACAAGCTCGACCTGATCTGCCGCAAACTCGAACTGCGCCCCGGGACGCGGCTGCTGGACGTCGGCTGCGGCTGGGGCGCGCTGGTGGTGCACGCCGCCGAGCACTACGGCGTCCACGCGACCGGCGTCACCCTCTCGGCCGAGCAGGCCGCGTTCGTACGCGAGTTGGTCCGCGAACGGGGCCTGGAGGACCACGTCGAGATCCGGCACCAGCACTGGCGCGATGTCGAGGCGGCCGGGTTCGACGCGGTCACCACCATCGAGATGGGCGAGCACGTCGGCGACGACCAGTACCCGGACTTCACCCGGCTGCTGCGGCGGGCCCTGGCCCCGGGCGGACGGCTGCTGCTCCAGCAGATGTCGCGGACCGCGAACGCCCCCGGCGGCGGTGCCTTCATCGAGTCCTTCATCGCGCCCGACATGCACATGCGCCCGCTGAGCGGCACGCTCGCCCTGCTGGAGGCGGCGGGCCTGGAGATCCGCGACGTCCAGGCGCTGCGGGAGCACTACGTGACGACCATCGACGCCTGGCACGACACCCTGGAGGAGCGCTGGACGCGGTTCACCGCCCTGGTCGGCGAGGCGACCGCCCGGCTCTGGCGGCTCTACCTGGTCGGCAGCTCGCTGGCGTTCGAGCAGGGCCGCATGGGCGTGGACCAGGTCCTCGCCCGTCGTCCCGCCGCACCGGCGCCGCGCCCGGCCCTGCCGCACCCCAGAGCCGCCCGCTGA
- a CDS encoding sigma-70 family RNA polymerase sigma factor — MDGPHSFSRGGGAGRNTRFLGVPDAPGQRPEDLLLDVAKGDQDAFASLYDHICAPVLGIVRSVLRDPAQSEEVTQEVLLEVWRTAARFQPGKGSALTWVLTIAHRRAVDRVRSAQAATDREHRAALLARTPAYDEVSEAVDRRLEREHVRRCLRALTGTQRESVVLAYYRGLTYREVAELLAVPLGTVKTRMRDGLIRMRDCLGVTA, encoded by the coding sequence GTGGACGGACCGCACAGCTTCAGCAGGGGCGGCGGAGCAGGAAGGAACACCCGGTTCCTCGGCGTCCCGGACGCCCCCGGGCAGCGCCCGGAGGACCTGCTGCTCGACGTCGCGAAGGGCGACCAGGACGCCTTCGCCTCCCTCTACGACCACATCTGCGCGCCGGTGCTCGGCATCGTCCGCAGCGTGCTGCGGGACCCGGCCCAGTCCGAGGAGGTCACCCAGGAGGTGCTGCTGGAGGTCTGGCGCACCGCCGCGCGGTTCCAGCCGGGCAAGGGCAGTGCGCTCACCTGGGTACTGACCATCGCGCACCGGCGCGCGGTGGACCGGGTCCGCAGCGCCCAGGCCGCCACCGACCGCGAGCACCGGGCGGCCCTGCTGGCGCGGACCCCCGCCTATGACGAGGTCAGCGAAGCGGTCGACCGCCGCTTGGAGCGCGAGCACGTCCGCCGCTGCCTGCGGGCGCTCACCGGGACCCAGCGCGAGTCGGTGGTGCTGGCCTACTACCGCGGCCTGACCTACCGGGAGGTCGCCGAGCTGCTGGCCGTGCCGCTGGGCACGGTCAAGACGAGGATGCGCGACGGACTCATCCGGATGCGCGACTGCCTGGGGGTGACCGCATGA